GCTGAAGCGGTCGTGGCCGTCGGTTGCAAATCTCTGCAGATGGCTCCAGACGCTTTCCTCGTCATCGCGATAGGCGGCAACGGCAAAGACATCTTCCTCGCTCAGATCGAACAATGGGCTTTTCAGGAGCGCACACAGCGAGAGATCGTCCTCCGGCAGCAACAGGAAGCGGCCGAGCGCCAAAAGATCCTGAATGGCGATATGGCTGGTCAGCACCAGTCGGTCAGCGCCGGCGACGGGAATGTTGCCGCGCCGCTTCAGGGCGCGGGTCAGCGCATTGACGAAGCTGTCGCGCTTGCGCACCAGCACGAGAATGTCGCCAGCCTCGATGAAACGCGCCTTACCCTTCTCGATAATCGTTTCCCGGCCGATGAGATTGCCGATCGTGTGTGCCATTCGCCGCGCCAGGATGGCGGCGGGTGCGCTTTCCGGCGTCGAATCGAAGGGGGCCGTCCAGTCCTCTTCCTTGGCGGCCGGCTCCGGCGCGATCATCTCCCAGAGGTCAACGGCGCCGGGATGGCCGATGCGGCTGGAACGATGCACGACAGGCTCGTTGACGGCGCTAAGCCCCCGGGCATTCTCCGGACTCGTGAAGACATGATCGACGACGCCGAGCACATCCGCTGTCGAGCGAAAGGAGAGGGGCAGGCGGATCGATGAGAATTGCTGACCGCTCGCTGCCACGCGCCGCCGCGTGCGGTCGCTTTCCTCGGAAAAGCGTTCGGGACGTGCGCCCTGGAACGAATAGATCGATTGCTTCTCGTCACCCACGGCAAAGATGGTCCTGAGCGTCGGCCGGGCGCTGTCACCGGAGAAGAAATCCTCCGCCAGCGACTGGATGACGCTCCACTGAATCGGGCTGGTATCCTGTGCCTCATCGACGAGAACGTGGTCGATGCCCTGATCCAGCTTATAGTGGATCCAGGGACCGACATCCTTCTTGGTCAAGAGATCGGCCGTGCGGGTGATGAGGTCCTCGAAATCGAGCTGGCTGCGGCGCTTCTTCAGCTCCTCATAGTCGCGGTTCAGGCGATCGGCGAGAATAAGGGCAGCATGGGTGGCGCGATACATCCGCATCAGCTTCAACCGGTCGCGGCTTGCAACGACATGGGCGCGTGCTTCAGCGACCGCTTCGGCGAGGGCAGGCGCATCTGCGAGCATCGCCTTGACAAAGAACTGGCTGTCTGACTTTGGTTCGCCCTTGGCGGTCAGCATGGCCTTTTCCAGGATCTCGGCGCGGGCAAGCGGATCTGCCTCGCGCTTGGCAAGCCGCAGCGCATAAGCAACTTCCTGTGCCTTGGCGCCACCCTTCTCGTCGGCAAGCGTGAGATAAAGCTCCAGTGTTGCTCCAGGCAGACCGGGCAACGGCCAATATTGCTCGGCAATGCTCGCTTCCGTCTCTCCAGGCGTGAGACCGAGCCGGGCAAGCAACGCGGCCTCGATGCCACCTTTGCGCGCGGCTGTCTCGGTGAAACGACGGATCGCATTGCGATTGGCAACGATATCGCCGAGCAGGGTCTCGAGCCCGGATTCATCACCGAGATCGAGCACATAGTCAAAAGCTCGCGCCAGTTCCGCATCGCCATGCGGTGTCGTTGCCGTCAGCAACGCACGGCGTGCATCGTCGAGCAGAACTTCGGCGGCGCGATCGTCGAGAACGGAGAAATGCCCGGCGACGTTTGCTTCGAGCGGAAATTGATGCAGCAAGGCCTCGCAAAAGGCATGGATGGTCTGGATCTTCAGTCCGCCCGGCGTTTCCAGCGCCTTGGCAAAGAGCCGCCTCGCCTCGGCGAGCTTGAAGATGTCAGGCTCCTTGCCCTCGATATCGGCGATGCGTGTCTTCAGCTCCTCGTCCGGCATCGTTGCCCAGGCGGCCAGCCGATCGAAGACGCGGTTCGACATTTCGGACGCGGCCGCCTTGGTATAGGTGAGGCAGAGGATGGCCGAGGGGCGTGCGCCGGCCAGAAGCAGACGGATGACGCGCTGCGTCAGTACATGCGTCTTGCCGGAGCCGGCATTGGCCGAAACCCAGGCCGAGCGTTCGGGGTCGGAGGCTATGGATTGCTGAATCGTCGTCCAGCCGATCCAGACGCCGGGGTCGTCGCCTTCGGGCAGAGTCGCGAAGTCGTCGGCGGAAAAATCACTCATCGCCGCCACCTTCCTGCTCGGTCTCGGCCGTCGACCATTCCGAGACACGGGCGAGGTGATCGTAGTCGCCGCCATATTCGAACTGCTGTGCCGGGATCAGCCGCGAGGAGAAGCCCTTCTCGCCCGATTGCAGCAGCGAGACGAACTTCACCAGCTGGTCCATCGACTCCTGCGCGAGATCCATAGCCGACTTCGTTTCCGTCTTGCCGCCGCGGCTGGAATGCTCGTTGTTGACCTGATCGACCTTGAAGCGATCGCCGGGCCGCAGCCGCACATAAAGCAGGTTCTCGGGGATCAGTGCGTCGATATTGCGGAAGGCGCCTGCCTTCAGCGCATAGGCTTCCAGTGCCAGCTGCGGATCGAGCAGCGCGCGCGCCTGTGGCGGCGAGGGATTGTAGCCGGTCTTGTAGTCGATGAGATCGGCGCCCTTGTCGTTTTTGATGTCGATGCGGTCGGCAACGCCCGTCAACCGAATGCCGATGGGCTCGATCTCGACGCCGGCCGGCACTTCCGTCGCAGTTTTGCGAACCAACGGCCGTCGTTCTGCTTCCCAGTCAAGGAAGGCGCGCGCGACTTCGCGAAAGCGTGGCCGCCAAACGCTGTCGATGTGGACGGGCAGCTTTTCGGCATCGAAAAGCTCCGCGATGATGTGATCCATCGCCAGTGCCGCATCGGGCGTGCCGGCCAGATGCCCTTCGCGGACGAAGCGATCGATGATCTTGTGATAGAGCGTACCACGTTCGGCTGGGCCGGGATCGCGGTTGAACGGATCGACCGGATCGAGCCGCAGCACGCGCCGGGCATAGATGGAGTAGGGATCGCGCCGCAGCCGGCCCACTTCGCTGAAGGAATAGCTCTTCGGCTGCAGCTCTGCAGGCGGCTTTGGTGCCGGGCGCAGCGCCGGAGCTTGGTTTTCGCCCTCGTCGATCATTCCTGCCCAATGGCGATACTGGTCGCCGCGTGCCTTCATGGCCTCTTCCAGTTCCTTGCCGCCGAGTGCGATCAGCCGCTGCAGCCAGCGTGAGGCGACCGTCGGCGTCGAACCCTGGCGGAGAGCGCGGGAATAGATCAGGTCGCGCGTTCCGTTCGCCATTTCGAAATCGTGGGCAAGCTGGCCGATACGGCGCTCCGGCGGCTCTAGTCCGATCTCGGTCTTCATGCTGCGCGAAATGAAGGGATTGTTTGCCGTTTGCCCCGGCCAGGAACCCTCGTTCAACCCTCCAAGGATCAGCGTATCGACGCTCTGCAAGCGCGCTTCCAGTGTGCCGAAGATGAAGAGACGGGGATGGCTGAGCGCCCGCGGCTTCACCGCTTGGCCCACGCAGAGCGCAGCCACGATGTCGATCCACTGCACCCCATCTGCCTCGAACTGACCTTCGGTTTCGATGACATCCCGAAGGAGGCTGGCAAGCGTATCCCCGGCCTCACCGGACCAGAGGCCCGCCAGGCTGCCGCGCTCGTCAACGGCCGCGGCTTCAAGGGCACGGCCCGTACGCTCGGCCCAGTCCGAAAGTGTTAGGAGGCTCTCTGACGCGGGCAGGGACAGCGCCGATACCAGCGGTTCGCAGGCCGCCGTCACTCGCTGGGCAAGCGCCCGCGCATGCTCGATGGCCTCAGCCGGCAGCGCTTTGCGCCATTGCGGCGCATGGCGGTCATTGGTCTGCTCCGCCACGCGGTCGTCGAGCAGGGCTTCCAGCCTGCCGATGTCGATGTTGTCGACGCCGCCCCTGAGCGCCAAAATCTCCAGCGCATCGACGCCGGGCTGACGGATCTCCGCAGGCAGGCCGAACAAGGCGAGGGGATGTTTCAGCAGTGAGACAACGGCAACGGGATCGCCGGGGCGAAGGGATGCTTCCAGCAGCAATTGCAGCAACGTGCCCTGTGGCGTGGCGTTCAGCGGCGTGCCGGCCGAATCGTCGGCAGTGATGCCGAAACGGGCGAGCTCAGCCGTCACGCGCCGGGCGAGATTGCGATCAGGCGTGATCAAGGCCGCCTGGCTTTCACCGCCGTTGCGCCCCGGCTTGTCCAAAGCCAGCCGCAAGGCGATGGCGATCGCGGTGGCCTCCTCGCGCTCATTAGCCGCTTCGATCAGCGCCACATCGGCGAATGCATCCGGGATCGCATCAGGAGTGAGCGTCTTGCGCCAGCTTCCCCAACCACTTGTCGCCTTGGCCGGCGCCAGCGCCCGTGACAGGATCTGCGCCCGCATCTGCATGGTTTCAGACGCATCTGCTATGGGTTCGACATCGCGCCGGGTAACGCGCAACCGCTTCAGCAATAGCGAAAGACCATATTGCGGATGGCTGCGCGTGGTCGGATCGGCTCTTTCACCGATCGATGTTTCTGGCGCCACCAGCTGCCAATCCTCTTCTGGCATCGCAAGATCGAGGCCGGGCAGCACGATTACGCCCTGTGGCAGGGCTGCGACCGCTGCGATCAGCTCCGCCGTGGCCGGCACCGAGCCCGTCGAGCCTGCTATGATAACCGGCCCCGGGTGCCGCATCGTGGATATGCGCTGCGCTTCGGCACGCAGAATGGCATTGCGGTTGCGGGCAGGTGACGATTTGCCAAGCTCTTCGAGGCGCGCCGGCCAGAAGGCGCTGGCGATCGCCAGGAATTCTGCTGTCAGCTGCCACCAGAGCGCATGATCCTCCGCGCTGAGATTGGCAAGCTCGCTCCATTCGCGATCCTCCGTCTCCAGCGAATCGATGAGTTCGGCGAGATTGCGGGCGAGCCATATGGCATCCGCCGGGCTTGCCGGCGCTACCAGCGGCGAATCGGAATGAATATCACGCACGATCTGCGGCAGCTTGTTACGCCAGGCAAGGATCAGCCGTGCCAGCTCCAGCAGTCGTGCCGTATTGGCGAGCGGTTGCGCCAGATCGGCCGTTTCCGGCAGGGCTTCTTCGAAATAGCCGCTGTCGTCATCGGTTTCGCCAAGCGGGCGGACGACGGGCAGGATGGCGGAGCGGCCGCCGAGTAGATCGACGAATTCCGAGCGCAGCACGCGCGCTGCGCGTCGCGTCGGCAGAAAGATACTGACCTTGGCAAGCGACAGCGGATCGGCCGGATCATGGCGAAAATGCTCAGTCAGCCGCCCGTCGCAGAGCGCCGTCGCCAACGTTTTCAGGAAGGGTAGGCCCGCCGGAATCGTCAGAATGCGCTGCCGGTGTCCGCCTGCCATAAGCTCACGCAAACGCCCGGAAATTCCGGATCGTTTCCTCCGCCTCGCCGACTGCTTCCGGCGTGCCGACAGTCAGCCAATGACCGTCGAGCATCGTGCCATAGAGCCGGCCTCTGGCAATGGCCTTATCGTAATATGTGTTGATGTTGAAGGCGTCGTCTGGCGCGTCATCAAGAAAAGAAGGGTCGATGACCAGCGTGCCCGCATAGACCACACCGTTGCCGACAACGCCGCTATAGCGCGACAGCGCGCCATCGTCAGCCATGCTGAAATCATTCTTGCCGTTATGGCCCGTCGTCTTGTCCAGCGCCACGCAGAGCATGGCAAAGTCCATTCGCTCAATATCAAAGAATCCGGCTAAACGTTCGAGATTCGTCGGCTGGCTTTCTCTCTCCCCGATCCAGAAGAGATCGGAGTTCATGACAAAAACCGGCTCACGGCCGAGCAGCTTCAATCCCTTGGCCAATCCGCCGCCATTGTTCATCAGCGCATCCCGTTCGTCCGATATCAGGATGTCGAGTTTGTCGTAGCTACGCAGATGCGCTTCCATCTGGTCGGCATGGTGATGGACGTTGACGACGGCCTGCTCGACCCCGGCTTTCGCCAGCGCATCCAACGCATAGTCGATCATGGCCTTGCCGGCGATCTTCACCAGTGGCTTCGGAATGGCGTCGGTGATCGGCCGCATGCGGGTTCCGAGCCCCGCGGCCAATACCATGGCTTGCTTGATGGTCATCTCGTCTCGAACTTTCGATTCGCTATCCGTTTTCCTTAGCACAGGGGAGGAAAGCCGTCGCCGGTCTCTGGCTCTTATGCCCGGCCGATCCCAGCTTTCTCGCACCATTCGCGCAGAGGCGCGAGCGCTTCGTGCTCGAAGGCGATGGCGAGGTAGGCGAGCGTGCGCGGCATATGCTTCAGATATCCGGGCTTGCCGTCACGCTGCAAGAGCCGCACCCAGAGGCCGGCGAGCTTGCAATTGCGCTGTGCCGACATGATCGCCCAGCTCTTCAGGAATTTCGCCTCGTCGAAGCCGCCCTGGGCATGGCGAAGTACAAGATAGTCAGCCATCAATTGGTCATGCAGATCGCGCTCGATCGTCACGCGCGCATCTTGCACTAGCGAGGCGACGTCATAGGAGGTCGGCCCGATCATCGCATCCTGGAAATCGATGAGGCCTATACGCTGGATGCCCTTTTCCGCCGCCCGCCAGATGATGTTTGGCGAATGCATGTCGCGTAGCAGCAGGTTCTTTTCCACGTCCTCGAGCTGATCGATCAGCTTGTCCCAGATCGCCAGGTAGCTGGCTCGTTCCTCATCGCTTGCCGGCGTGCCGCGCTTCCAGGGCAGATGCCAATCGAGCAGCAGCCGCGCTTCCATCTTCATGGCGGTCCGGTCGAAATCCGGAATGTGATGGATGTGATCCGGCGTGACCGGAATGTCGCGGAGAATGGAAAGACCGTGCAGATGCGCAAGGCAGGCGACACTGGCGCGATAGCGCTCGGCAATAGGCTTTCCTCCGGCGTCGACCACGCCATCGGTGCCGAGATCTTCGATCAGAAGAATGCCCTGGTCGTAATCGGCGGCAAAGACTTCCGGGGCGGCAAAGCCGTTTTCGCTGAGGATATTGGCGATCGCAACGAAGGGATAGGCATCCCAAGCCAGATGCGCGACCTTCGGATAGGGCTTGCCGTCGAGCACCGGCGGCCCTTCCGGGAGGCGCGGCCAATCCATCAGGATCACGCGGCCGCTGCCATCCTTTGGATAGATGGACTCATAGGCACGCAGCGAGGCATCGCCCGTGAGGAAGCGCCTGTGGGCACGGCGATAGCCATGTGAATCGAGAAAGGCGCGTATAGCCAATACGCGCTCGATGCGTGCGATCTGCTTGGCCGGTGCCGTGATGACGGCGCGCCGTCCTTCGCCTTCATGCGTCAGCTTCAGCTCGATGCGCTCTTTCGGCAGTTCGCCCTCGGCCATCTCAGGCCATTCGACGAGGCAAATGCCGGTCTGCAGGGCTTCGTCGAATCCGAGTTCCATCAATTCGCTGGGATCGCCGAGGCGATAGAGATCGAAATGCGAGACGGGGATGCGCAGCTCGTAGGATTGGACGAGGGTAAAGGTCGGGCTTGGCACGTCGAGTTCGGCGTCGTCGGCCATGGCGCGTAGCAGCGCGCGTGCCAGCGAGGATTTCCCCGCGCCGAGATCGCCTGATAGTGCCAGACAGTCGCCGACCTTCAGGGCCAGCGCCAGATCCTCGCCGAGCTGCGCCGTGGCGGCATCATCTGCGAGGAAAAGGGAAATGCTGTTGTCGGAGGCTGTCATTCTGCTGCGACGGAGTGAGGCAGCTCGGCCGAAGGAATCCGGCAGGTGACCGTCGTTCCCTTACCCGGCTGGCTTTCGATCGAAACCTCGCCTTCATGCAGGCTGACGAAGCTTTCGACGATGGAAAGGCCAAGGCCGGCACCGCTGCGTTTGCCGCCCTTGCCACCGGAGGCGAAGCGGTTGAAAACCGTGTTGATCAAATCCTCGGGAATGCCTGGACCCTTGTCCGAGACAGAGAAGACGAAATCCGTGCCTTCGCGTCCGCATTTCAGCGAGATCGTCGATCCCTCGGGCGCGAAATTGGCGGCATTGGTCAGAAGCTTCAGCAGGATCTGCTTCAGCCGCTGCTGATCGGCAACGATAGAGCCCAGGTGAGCCGGCACGGTGATTTCAAGCATCACGCCGCTTTCCTGCAGCCGGTCGGCGATCTGCATCGACACTTCGTCGAGCAGGTCGTTGAGCATGATTTCGGAATAGTTCAGCCGCATGATGCCGGCATCGAGCGTTGCGAGATCAAGAATGTCGTTGACCAGCGTCAGCAGCACGGAAGACGAGGTGGAGATATGGTCGATATATTCGGCCTGGCGCTCATTCAGAGAACCGATGCCCGGCGTCTTCAGAAGGTCGGTGAAGCCGATGATGTTGGTCAGCGGCGAACGCAGCTCGTAGGAGACGTGCTGGACGAAATCGTTCTTTAGTTCGTCCGCCTTCAGCAGCGCTTCGTTCTTTTCGGTCAGGGCGCGCTCAGCGCGCACGCTGTCGGTCTTGTTGACGAAGGTCAGCATGGTCTGTGCGTTCGGCAGCGGAATGACTGCGTAGTCGAGCACCAGATTGGAGTAAAGTTCCAGTGTGCCCTGCGACGACGGCCGCTCGTCGTCGAAACTGGTGATCTGCTCGGCAAACCGTTTCCAGCCATCCGCCCTGTCATAGGAGGGCACGCAAGCTTCGGCCAGCGCCTGGATATGCGTGCCGGGCTTCGCCTGCGCCTCCGTGATGTTCCAGAGAATGCGGAAAGCCGGGTTCGACAGGCGGATGCGGCCATCTGGGCCGAAAACGGCGACGCCTTCGGAGAGATGATCGATGGTTTCGCCCTGGACCTTGACCAGCGTGTTGTAACGGGTTTCGAGATCGACCTGTTCGGTCAGGTTCTCGAACACCCAGGTCGCACCCCCTTGAGGATGTGCCGTAGCGAAAACCCGGAGAATCTGGCCGTTGGGCAGATGCCAGAGATCGGTCTGCGTATCGAGTGCGCGATAGACTGAAAGAACGCCGTCCTTCCATGTCTTCCAGTTCAGCTGCTCGGGCAGCTTTTTGGCGCTGCGTAGCCTGTCCAGAAGCTCGCTGTTGTCGGGTCGCTTTTCAAGGAATGCGATGTCGAGTTCCCAGAGCTGGACGAAAGCCTGATTGTAGAATTGCAGCCGCCGATCGCCGTCGAAGATCGCAACCGGCGTTGCCAGATGATCGAGCGTTTCGGCGTGGCTCTTCAGCGTGCGTGCGAGTTCCGCCCGAACGCCTTCCGCCTCGGAGACGTCGATGGCGATGCCGGCGGAACCGTTCGGAGCCTTCACATCGACGACGTCGAAGAAGGTGCGGTTGCCATGCACCACGGTCGAAATCTTGTCGTGGAACGGCGACTCCGGCGTGGCCGCGGCGCGAATGCGCTCGCGGGTCACGGTCGTCAGGAATTCCCGTCCCTCTCGCACGGCCTCATCGGTCGAAACCGCTTCCACGGCCTCGCCATAGGCCTGATTGACCCAGGTGAGCTTGCCTTCCGCATCGCGCTGCCAGACCGGCAGGTCGATGGCATCGAGCAGATTTTGGAAGGTGGAGATCGAGGTCATCAGCCGGTCGCGCTCGATCTTCAGCTCGGCGAGTTCGGCGCGCAGATTGTTGAGCGCGATGAAGCGGACGAAGGCGCGCCCGCCGGAAATACGGCCCTGTGCCTCCAGAATTTCGTCACGGTTGGTCTCGACCACCATGTCGAAGCTCTGGCCGCTGCTGCGCAGCGTGTCGATCGCCTTGTCAAGCTCGCCGGCCGACCATGATTTCAGCCAGCGGCCGAAGGCGAGGAATTCATTGTCTTGTGGCGCGCCGGTCTCGACCGGAAGCTGACCGAGCAGTTCGGGCCGCGCATTCGGACCGTCCCAGATGACGATGCGGCGGTTCTTGTCGGCAATCAGCGCCTGATATTGCGAAATACGCTGGTTGGCGTCTGAAAGGGCCGTACGGATCTCGCGGCTCTCGCTTTCCATGTTGCCGCGCTGCCGGACCATCCACATGGTCGAGAGGAGTGCGGCAGAGATCACGCCGATAATGACGGAGAAGACGGCCATTTCCGAAGAGGTGAAGAGGCGCATGTTCGCCTGCGCGGCATCATTGCTCTGAGCGAGAACGGGACCTGCCAGGCCGGTCATGAGACCGCCGAAAACGCTGAGCCGCAGTAAGCGGCTCAGGCGCGCCAGTCGACCTTTGCCCTGCTTCGTTTTTGTTGAAAGCCTATATGCACTACCCCGCCGCAACCGCGTCGCCACTCGGTGTAGCGCTGGTTGATGCAGGTTGTCTTCCCCTTCAAACATAAGAGGTCTGTCTCCGTCTTATAATGTGCCGCATCCTGACAAGACATCCCATTTTCATGGCTCCGGGCACGCCCGGTTCGTCACGAATCAAGTGTAAAAACAATACTGCCTAGGGGAATCTGGGGGAAGGGAGCTGGCTAAAAAATAAGCCCCGGCATTTGTCAATGCCAGGGCCACAAGATATTGTGGATACTGTTTTAATAATCAGTATCTGTAGTGGTCAGACTTGAATGGGCCCTTCGGCGTCACGCCGATATAGGAAGCCTGCTCTTCGGAAAGCTCGGTCAGTTTGACGCCGAGCTTGGCAAGATGCAGGCGAGCGACCTTTTCATCGAGGTGCTTCGGCAGCACGTAGACTTCGTTCTTGTACTGGCCGGGCTTGGTGAAGAGCTCGATCTGCGCCAGCGTCTGGTTGGTGAAGGAGGCCGACATGACGAAGGAGGGGTGGCCGGTGGCGTTGCCGAGGTTCAAGAGGCGGCCTTCCGACAGCAGGATGATGCGGTTGCCCTTGGCGAACTCGACCATGTCGACTTGCGGTTTGATGTTCGTCCACTTCAGGTTACGCAGGGCGGCAACCTGGATCTCGTTGTCGAAGTGGCCGATATTGCCGA
The Rhizobium sp. 11515TR DNA segment above includes these coding regions:
- a CDS encoding nucleotidyltransferase family protein; its protein translation is MTIKQAMVLAAGLGTRMRPITDAIPKPLVKIAGKAMIDYALDALAKAGVEQAVVNVHHHADQMEAHLRSYDKLDILISDERDALMNNGGGLAKGLKLLGREPVFVMNSDLFWIGERESQPTNLERLAGFFDIERMDFAMLCVALDKTTGHNGKNDFSMADDGALSRYSGVVGNGVVYAGTLVIDPSFLDDAPDDAFNINTYYDKAIARGRLYGTMLDGHWLTVGTPEAVGEAEETIRNFRAFA
- the tsaE gene encoding tRNA (adenosine(37)-N6)-threonylcarbamoyltransferase complex ATPase subunit type 1 TsaE, translated to MTASDNSISLFLADDAATAQLGEDLALALKVGDCLALSGDLGAGKSSLARALLRAMADDAELDVPSPTFTLVQSYELRIPVSHFDLYRLGDPSELMELGFDEALQTGICLVEWPEMAEGELPKERIELKLTHEGEGRRAVITAPAKQIARIERVLAIRAFLDSHGYRRAHRRFLTGDASLRAYESIYPKDGSGRVILMDWPRLPEGPPVLDGKPYPKVAHLAWDAYPFVAIANILSENGFAAPEVFAADYDQGILLIEDLGTDGVVDAGGKPIAERYRASVACLAHLHGLSILRDIPVTPDHIHHIPDFDRTAMKMEARLLLDWHLPWKRGTPASDEERASYLAIWDKLIDQLEDVEKNLLLRDMHSPNIIWRAAEKGIQRIGLIDFQDAMIGPTSYDVASLVQDARVTIERDLHDQLMADYLVLRHAQGGFDEAKFLKSWAIMSAQRNCKLAGLWVRLLQRDGKPGYLKHMPRTLAYLAIAFEHEALAPLREWCEKAGIGRA
- the addA gene encoding double-strand break repair helicase AddA, with translation MSDFSADDFATLPEGDDPGVWIGWTTIQQSIASDPERSAWVSANAGSGKTHVLTQRVIRLLLAGARPSAILCLTYTKAAASEMSNRVFDRLAAWATMPDEELKTRIADIEGKEPDIFKLAEARRLFAKALETPGGLKIQTIHAFCEALLHQFPLEANVAGHFSVLDDRAAEVLLDDARRALLTATTPHGDAELARAFDYVLDLGDESGLETLLGDIVANRNAIRRFTETAARKGGIEAALLARLGLTPGETEASIAEQYWPLPGLPGATLELYLTLADEKGGAKAQEVAYALRLAKREADPLARAEILEKAMLTAKGEPKSDSQFFVKAMLADAPALAEAVAEARAHVVASRDRLKLMRMYRATHAALILADRLNRDYEELKKRRSQLDFEDLITRTADLLTKKDVGPWIHYKLDQGIDHVLVDEAQDTSPIQWSVIQSLAEDFFSGDSARPTLRTIFAVGDEKQSIYSFQGARPERFSEESDRTRRRVAASGQQFSSIRLPLSFRSTADVLGVVDHVFTSPENARGLSAVNEPVVHRSSRIGHPGAVDLWEMIAPEPAAKEEDWTAPFDSTPESAPAAILARRMAHTIGNLIGRETIIEKGKARFIEAGDILVLVRKRDSFVNALTRALKRRGNIPVAGADRLVLTSHIAIQDLLALGRFLLLPEDDLSLCALLKSPLFDLSEEDVFAVAAYRDDEESVWSHLQRFATDGHDRFSQVVERLKTFLALSKSLPVHDFYARVLGSFCGRRKFLARLGTEVSDILDEFLTFTLDHETSGLPGLQSFISTLELEAPTVKREQDKGRNEVRIMTVHASKGLEAPIVFLVDGGGKAFTHTHLPKLRLIETGRDEIPLPVWVPVSALANSLTQADTARLQSLAEEEYRRLLYVGMTRAADRLIICGYRGVRENADTWHAMISAALRGHELHCTQKTFTGPDGDWQGLSWRVAQVQLEFETAKEHEKRSGRASLPDSLNRPLPPQRSLPRPLSPSGVGTVIDEEADDLLVTSALFGEEAKSDRALQKGRFIHRMLQTLPEIAPEERADAARRYAERAARFWPQAERGALVKSVMALLSHPDLQGTFSTHAQAEVSIMGTLKLGSQSYAVSGRIDRLADLDDRVVILDYKTNRVPPDEESSIPFAHKAQLAIYREILSPLYPGKRIDCMLVYTENASIYTLSDGALALALAELETK
- a CDS encoding PAS domain-containing sensor histidine kinase, producing the protein MTGLAGPVLAQSNDAAQANMRLFTSSEMAVFSVIIGVISAALLSTMWMVRQRGNMESESREIRTALSDANQRISQYQALIADKNRRIVIWDGPNARPELLGQLPVETGAPQDNEFLAFGRWLKSWSAGELDKAIDTLRSSGQSFDMVVETNRDEILEAQGRISGGRAFVRFIALNNLRAELAELKIERDRLMTSISTFQNLLDAIDLPVWQRDAEGKLTWVNQAYGEAVEAVSTDEAVREGREFLTTVTRERIRAAATPESPFHDKISTVVHGNRTFFDVVDVKAPNGSAGIAIDVSEAEGVRAELARTLKSHAETLDHLATPVAIFDGDRRLQFYNQAFVQLWELDIAFLEKRPDNSELLDRLRSAKKLPEQLNWKTWKDGVLSVYRALDTQTDLWHLPNGQILRVFATAHPQGGATWVFENLTEQVDLETRYNTLVKVQGETIDHLSEGVAVFGPDGRIRLSNPAFRILWNITEAQAKPGTHIQALAEACVPSYDRADGWKRFAEQITSFDDERPSSQGTLELYSNLVLDYAVIPLPNAQTMLTFVNKTDSVRAERALTEKNEALLKADELKNDFVQHVSYELRSPLTNIIGFTDLLKTPGIGSLNERQAEYIDHISTSSSVLLTLVNDILDLATLDAGIMRLNYSEIMLNDLLDEVSMQIADRLQESGVMLEITVPAHLGSIVADQQRLKQILLKLLTNAANFAPEGSTISLKCGREGTDFVFSVSDKGPGIPEDLINTVFNRFASGGKGGKRSGAGLGLSIVESFVSLHEGEVSIESQPGKGTTVTCRIPSAELPHSVAAE
- the addB gene encoding double-strand break repair protein AddB — encoded protein: MAGGHRQRILTIPAGLPFLKTLATALCDGRLTEHFRHDPADPLSLAKVSIFLPTRRAARVLRSEFVDLLGGRSAILPVVRPLGETDDDSGYFEEALPETADLAQPLANTARLLELARLILAWRNKLPQIVRDIHSDSPLVAPASPADAIWLARNLAELIDSLETEDREWSELANLSAEDHALWWQLTAEFLAIASAFWPARLEELGKSSPARNRNAILRAEAQRISTMRHPGPVIIAGSTGSVPATAELIAAVAALPQGVIVLPGLDLAMPEEDWQLVAPETSIGERADPTTRSHPQYGLSLLLKRLRVTRRDVEPIADASETMQMRAQILSRALAPAKATSGWGSWRKTLTPDAIPDAFADVALIEAANEREEATAIAIALRLALDKPGRNGGESQAALITPDRNLARRVTAELARFGITADDSAGTPLNATPQGTLLQLLLEASLRPGDPVAVVSLLKHPLALFGLPAEIRQPGVDALEILALRGGVDNIDIGRLEALLDDRVAEQTNDRHAPQWRKALPAEAIEHARALAQRVTAACEPLVSALSLPASESLLTLSDWAERTGRALEAAAVDERGSLAGLWSGEAGDTLASLLRDVIETEGQFEADGVQWIDIVAALCVGQAVKPRALSHPRLFIFGTLEARLQSVDTLILGGLNEGSWPGQTANNPFISRSMKTEIGLEPPERRIGQLAHDFEMANGTRDLIYSRALRQGSTPTVASRWLQRLIALGGKELEEAMKARGDQYRHWAGMIDEGENQAPALRPAPKPPAELQPKSYSFSEVGRLRRDPYSIYARRVLRLDPVDPFNRDPGPAERGTLYHKIIDRFVREGHLAGTPDAALAMDHIIAELFDAEKLPVHIDSVWRPRFREVARAFLDWEAERRPLVRKTATEVPAGVEIEPIGIRLTGVADRIDIKNDKGADLIDYKTGYNPSPPQARALLDPQLALEAYALKAGAFRNIDALIPENLLYVRLRPGDRFKVDQVNNEHSSRGGKTETKSAMDLAQESMDQLVKFVSLLQSGEKGFSSRLIPAQQFEYGGDYDHLARVSEWSTAETEQEGGGDE